In Haloterrigena turkmenica DSM 5511, a single genomic region encodes these proteins:
- a CDS encoding cytochrome c oxidase subunit II: MNIHTYEKLWLAAAMVLIVGFIATITYGAVGPGVTMVNDDGGSIDPDAISDHERFGDTGVTHVGGDEYEVAVVAQAWSYSPGEIEVPAGSEVTFYVTSRDVTHSFSVVGTNINTMVIPGEVSQMTVEFDEPGEYGILCNEYCGQGHHNMEGKLTVVPEDEFNMTELSVEAPDEVEAGNETTINATVSDGMQTDLGTTVTLEIGDQQYEEDVAIEGAGSESVEFAVDTDELGAGDHDWTVTAAGYEESGTLTVVDGEGGSDGGDGDA, from the coding sequence ATGAACATCCACACCTACGAGAAGCTCTGGCTGGCCGCGGCGATGGTGTTGATCGTCGGCTTCATCGCGACGATCACGTACGGCGCGGTCGGGCCCGGCGTCACGATGGTCAACGACGACGGCGGCTCGATCGACCCCGACGCGATCAGCGACCACGAGCGGTTCGGCGACACCGGCGTCACACACGTCGGTGGCGACGAGTACGAGGTCGCCGTCGTCGCGCAAGCGTGGTCGTACTCGCCGGGCGAGATCGAGGTGCCGGCGGGCAGCGAAGTGACGTTCTACGTCACGAGCCGGGACGTGACCCACAGCTTCTCCGTGGTCGGAACGAACATCAACACGATGGTCATCCCCGGCGAGGTCTCGCAGATGACCGTCGAGTTCGACGAACCGGGCGAGTACGGCATTCTCTGTAACGAGTACTGCGGTCAGGGCCACCACAACATGGAGGGGAAACTGACCGTCGTTCCCGAAGACGAGTTCAACATGACCGAGCTGTCCGTCGAGGCCCCCGACGAGGTCGAGGCGGGCAACGAGACGACGATCAACGCGACCGTCAGCGACGGGATGCAGACCGACCTCGGGACGACCGTGACCCTCGAGATCGGCGACCAGCAGTACGAAGAAGACGTCGCGATCGAGGGCGCCGGCAGCGAGTCCGTCGAGTTCGCGGTCGACACCGACGAACTGGGTGCCGGCGACCACGACTGGACGGTGACCGCCGCCGGCTACGAGGAAAGCGGCACGCTCACCGTCGTGGACGGTGAGGGCGGCTCCGACGGAGGTGACGGCGATGCGTAA
- a CDS encoding DUF7521 family protein, whose protein sequence is MSFHDAGTSIAITLAVVKTLILLVGSFITFLAFKAYRRTRQRALWLLAVGFGLVTLGLVLAGLLYEILGVSLMTGILLESLLMLVGFVVIAYSLYVT, encoded by the coding sequence ATGAGTTTCCACGACGCAGGGACGTCGATCGCCATCACGCTCGCCGTCGTCAAGACCCTCATCCTGCTCGTGGGCAGCTTCATCACCTTTCTCGCGTTCAAAGCCTACCGCCGGACGCGCCAGCGCGCGCTTTGGCTCCTCGCCGTCGGGTTCGGTCTCGTGACGCTGGGTCTCGTGCTCGCCGGCCTGCTGTACGAAATCCTCGGCGTCTCGCTGATGACCGGCATCCTGCTCGAGAGTCTCCTCATGCTCGTGGGCTTCGTCGTCATCGCCTACTCGCTGTACGTGACCTAG
- a CDS encoding GNAT family N-acetyltransferase, with product MQALEQRDFETDVQREVYDFVEQNGAVERQQLKAAFSFDADELEETLSTLEDDGFVETEDGLVRLSIDIGEEKTHTTDDLEYTIRPAEQSDLRGIVGVMRQVAEENDYLVAETIVDLLDHEEVVFRHNDITSRIFFVATVDDDVVGWVHLQAPNYEKLSHTAELTMGVLEEYRGHGIGSNLLERGLQWATENEYDKVYQSLPATNQDAIRFLENHRWETEAIRKAHYKIDDQYVAEQMMAVMTGQSLLPS from the coding sequence ATGCAGGCGCTCGAACAACGCGACTTCGAAACCGACGTCCAGCGGGAGGTGTACGACTTCGTCGAGCAAAACGGGGCCGTCGAACGGCAGCAGTTGAAAGCGGCGTTCTCGTTCGACGCCGACGAACTCGAGGAAACGCTGTCGACCCTCGAGGATGACGGGTTCGTCGAAACCGAGGACGGGCTCGTGCGGTTGTCGATCGACATCGGCGAAGAGAAGACGCACACGACCGACGATCTGGAGTATACGATCCGACCGGCCGAACAGAGCGATCTGCGGGGGATCGTGGGCGTGATGCGACAGGTCGCCGAGGAGAACGACTACCTCGTCGCCGAGACGATCGTCGACCTGCTCGACCACGAGGAGGTCGTGTTCCGGCACAACGACATCACGTCTCGAATTTTCTTCGTCGCAACGGTCGACGACGACGTCGTCGGCTGGGTCCATCTGCAGGCGCCCAACTACGAGAAACTCTCTCACACCGCGGAGCTGACCATGGGCGTGCTCGAGGAGTACCGCGGTCACGGCATCGGAAGCAATCTCCTCGAGCGGGGGCTCCAGTGGGCCACTGAAAACGAGTACGATAAAGTGTACCAGAGTTTGCCCGCGACAAACCAGGACGCCATCAGGTTCCTCGAGAACCACCGCTGGGAGACCGAGGCGATTCGCAAGGCCCACTACAAGATCGACGACCAGTACGTCGCCGAACAGATGATGGCCGTCATGACCGGTCAGTCCCTACTCCCCTCGTAA
- a CDS encoding NAD-dependent epimerase/dehydratase family protein, giving the protein MAETELSTPEFEYDIESAIVTGATGDVGSWVVDRLADRGVDVVGVDFDRPDGVRANVDFRGVDLTEGVDTWETIAEVDPDAVVHLAALSDPLENPSTRLFENNVTSAYNVLQAAGREGIDVVWSSSQATYGALFAESTWTPDYLPIDEAHDRRPEDAYGLSKVCGEEIAKSMARRYEISVATIRPATIFSPTKERARPTEDGSDLSSEEPTGDFASYVDVRDVARMIEAALAADLKGHEEFLCVADENYLGRPTAELVETVCGPIPGAVDLEGKESALSNAKAADVLGWMPAHSWHEGPDEDVSGPTWL; this is encoded by the coding sequence ATGGCCGAGACCGAGCTATCGACGCCGGAGTTCGAGTACGATATCGAGAGCGCGATCGTCACGGGGGCGACCGGCGACGTCGGGTCGTGGGTCGTCGATCGACTGGCGGATCGCGGCGTCGACGTCGTCGGGGTCGATTTCGACCGGCCCGACGGCGTACGCGCCAACGTCGACTTTCGGGGCGTCGACCTGACCGAGGGCGTCGACACCTGGGAGACGATCGCCGAGGTCGATCCCGACGCCGTCGTCCACCTGGCGGCGCTCTCGGATCCCCTCGAGAACCCGTCGACGCGGCTCTTCGAGAACAACGTCACGAGCGCGTACAACGTCCTGCAGGCGGCCGGGCGCGAGGGGATCGACGTCGTCTGGTCGTCCTCGCAGGCGACCTACGGCGCGCTGTTCGCGGAGTCGACGTGGACGCCGGACTACCTGCCGATCGACGAGGCCCACGACCGCCGGCCCGAGGACGCCTACGGGCTCTCGAAGGTCTGCGGCGAGGAGATCGCGAAATCGATGGCCCGCCGGTACGAGATCTCGGTCGCCACGATCCGACCGGCGACGATCTTTTCGCCGACGAAGGAACGAGCGCGACCGACCGAGGACGGCTCTGATCTCTCGAGCGAGGAGCCGACCGGCGACTTCGCGTCTTACGTCGACGTGCGCGACGTCGCCCGGATGATCGAAGCGGCGCTGGCGGCCGACCTCAAGGGCCACGAGGAGTTCCTCTGCGTCGCCGACGAGAACTACCTCGGGCGGCCGACCGCGGAACTCGTCGAGACGGTCTGCGGGCCGATCCCCGGCGCGGTCGATCTCGAGGGCAAGGAGTCGGCGCTGTCGAACGCGAAGGCGGCCGACGTGCTCGGTTGGATGCCCGCCCACTCCTGGCACGAGGGGCCCGACGAGGACGTCTCGGGGCCGACGTGGCTCTGA
- a CDS encoding class I SAM-dependent methyltransferase yields MRVVTGNFDERSDAARSRGDAVGSDGLAPIVRSVVEGLSPGRALDVATGTGRNALALAERGWTVDAVDLSSAKLSRARERATERGMAVNWILADVDSYCLPEERYDLVTVSFFDARGRLPALIDALAPGGVLCYEHYLASAERDAGPGDRFRFDSNELLAACSDLAILYYAERRVGDEPRVTLVARNETDVPRWRPQFPSPR; encoded by the coding sequence GTGCGAGTCGTGACCGGAAATTTCGACGAGAGATCGGACGCGGCTCGCTCTCGAGGCGACGCCGTCGGATCGGACGGACTCGCGCCAATCGTTCGGTCGGTCGTCGAGGGGCTGTCCCCCGGGCGGGCACTCGACGTCGCCACCGGCACCGGGCGGAACGCCCTCGCCCTGGCGGAGCGCGGCTGGACCGTCGACGCCGTCGATCTCTCGAGCGCGAAGCTCTCGCGGGCCCGCGAGCGGGCGACCGAACGCGGCATGGCCGTCAACTGGATCCTGGCCGACGTCGACAGCTACTGCCTCCCCGAGGAGCGCTACGACCTCGTAACGGTGAGTTTCTTCGACGCGCGCGGTCGGCTGCCGGCCCTGATCGACGCCCTCGCGCCCGGCGGCGTCCTCTGTTATGAACACTACCTCGCGTCGGCGGAGCGCGACGCGGGCCCGGGCGATCGGTTCCGGTTCGATTCGAACGAACTCCTGGCGGCGTGTTCGGACCTCGCGATCCTCTACTACGCCGAACGTCGGGTCGGCGACGAGCCGCGCGTCACGCTGGTCGCCCGGAACGAAACGGACGTTCCGCGGTGGCGCCCGCAGTTCCCGTCCCCCCGGTGA
- a CDS encoding sulfite exporter TauE/SafE family protein: MTLATLASAGPGLGLEHADLVVLFVVGLLAGAHCLGMCGPLVTAYADRIGAAGDKRRDDTLTGYEVRQHALFNLGRTASYAAIGGLFGLLGAATVASSEAVAAVGDSVRGATGILVGIAIIASGLYYVRGRTAVPGHDLPVVGTLFRRLSTLLSSRIDRLATSPGIAALGAVHGFMPCPIIYPAYLYAFAVSSPTRGALSLAVLGLGTIPTLFAYGTVLTALESATRVRLHRGLGVAFVVLGYVPLSHGLMLYGIHLPHPPLPFAPPF; the protein is encoded by the coding sequence ATGACGCTCGCAACACTCGCGAGCGCCGGACCGGGGCTCGGCCTCGAGCACGCGGACCTGGTCGTCCTCTTCGTCGTCGGCCTGCTCGCCGGCGCCCACTGCCTGGGGATGTGCGGGCCGCTGGTGACGGCCTACGCCGACCGGATTGGCGCCGCCGGCGACAAGCGCCGCGACGATACGCTCACCGGCTACGAGGTGCGCCAGCACGCGCTGTTCAACCTCGGTCGGACGGCGAGCTACGCGGCGATCGGCGGCCTCTTCGGACTCCTCGGCGCGGCGACGGTCGCCTCGAGCGAGGCCGTCGCCGCGGTCGGCGACTCCGTCAGGGGCGCGACGGGAATCCTCGTCGGGATCGCCATCATTGCCAGCGGGCTCTACTATGTCCGCGGGCGGACGGCCGTTCCCGGCCACGATCTCCCTGTCGTCGGGACGCTGTTCCGGCGCCTCTCGACGCTGCTCTCGAGCCGGATCGACCGACTCGCGACGTCGCCGGGGATCGCCGCCCTCGGCGCGGTCCACGGATTCATGCCGTGTCCGATCATCTACCCGGCGTACCTCTACGCGTTCGCGGTCAGCTCGCCGACCCGCGGGGCGCTCTCGCTGGCCGTCCTCGGGCTCGGAACGATCCCGACGCTGTTCGCCTACGGCACCGTCCTGACCGCCCTCGAGTCGGCGACGCGCGTCCGCCTCCACCGCGGGCTCGGCGTCGCCTTCGTCGTCCTCGGCTACGTCCCCCTCTCGCACGGACTGATGCTGTACGGAATCCACCTGCCCCACCCCCCGTTGCCGTTCGCACCACCGTTCTAA
- a CDS encoding DUF7114 family protein, protein MDRADSCRRAAFEAVADVEPPALHDRIETALTEASMVPGVLTLESAATTADGRAVAESERSAETDRGHAQRRGRDGDRDTDGLATQAAGVQLIYEGLRLTRSLAHDEPWAADGNGDDESDLAILAADILVARGFYLLARTDAAGKAVRTVQKFGRDQTRRDAVADRSSGPTTDADGEPVPDDSEATTIDANLERDILELAVRTGAAAVGDAPSQRLLATAEALADTVGPSFPPAADCLADLEPMPGEQSLEDPTTDRATSATDP, encoded by the coding sequence ATGGATCGAGCCGACAGCTGTCGGCGTGCCGCCTTTGAAGCCGTCGCGGACGTGGAGCCGCCGGCGCTGCACGACCGCATCGAGACCGCCCTCACCGAGGCATCGATGGTTCCCGGCGTACTGACACTCGAGAGCGCCGCGACGACGGCCGACGGGCGCGCCGTCGCCGAGTCCGAGCGCAGCGCGGAGACCGACCGCGGTCACGCACAGCGCCGCGGCCGCGACGGCGACCGCGATACCGACGGGCTCGCCACCCAGGCGGCCGGCGTCCAGCTCATCTACGAGGGGCTGCGACTGACGCGGTCGCTCGCCCACGACGAACCCTGGGCCGCCGACGGGAACGGCGACGACGAGAGCGACCTCGCGATCCTCGCCGCCGACATCCTCGTGGCCCGCGGCTTCTACCTGCTCGCTCGCACCGACGCCGCCGGCAAGGCGGTCCGAACCGTCCAGAAATTCGGGCGCGACCAGACCCGCCGCGACGCGGTCGCCGATCGCTCGAGCGGGCCGACCACCGACGCTGACGGCGAGCCCGTACCAGACGACAGCGAGGCGACGACGATCGACGCCAATCTCGAGCGCGATATCCTCGAACTCGCGGTCCGCACGGGCGCCGCCGCGGTCGGCGACGCACCGTCCCAGCGGCTGCTCGCTACCGCCGAGGCCCTCGCTGACACCGTCGGCCCCTCCTTCCCGCCGGCCGCGGACTGTCTCGCCGACCTCGAGCCGATGCCCGGAGAGCAGTCCCTCGAGGATCCGACGACCGATCGAGCGACGTCGGCGACCGATCCCTGA
- a CDS encoding GNAT family N-acetyltransferase, producing the protein MPDSVFLSGDSVDLRPIEEDDLEFLRPAVNDRRIWRPIGRSRPVNREQEREFFEDVVCNDDTVNLLIVTDSTPIGTVAFNGIDWEADRAEIGYWIAPDHHRQGYATDAVERFVTYGFDQLGLHKITARVFEFNEASQRLLESIGFTKEGIHRDEVFVDGDYQDTYWYGLLEANWRSRVD; encoded by the coding sequence ATGCCCGACTCGGTGTTCCTCTCCGGCGACAGCGTCGATCTCCGACCGATCGAGGAGGACGACCTCGAGTTCCTGCGGCCGGCGGTCAACGACCGGCGCATCTGGCGACCGATCGGCCGGTCCCGTCCCGTCAACCGCGAGCAGGAACGGGAGTTTTTCGAGGACGTCGTCTGCAACGACGACACGGTGAACCTCCTGATCGTCACCGATTCGACACCGATCGGGACGGTCGCCTTCAACGGGATCGACTGGGAGGCCGACCGGGCGGAAATCGGCTACTGGATCGCGCCCGACCACCACCGGCAGGGGTACGCCACCGACGCGGTCGAGCGGTTCGTCACCTACGGCTTCGACCAGCTCGGGCTGCACAAGATCACGGCCCGCGTGTTCGAGTTCAACGAGGCCTCACAGCGGCTGCTCGAGTCGATCGGATTCACCAAAGAGGGAATTCATCGCGACGAGGTGTTCGTCGACGGCGACTACCAGGACACGTACTGGTACGGACTCCTCGAAGCGAACTGGCGCTCGCGGGTCGACTGA
- a CDS encoding heavy metal translocating P-type ATPase has protein sequence MCPDSRNPDSSERPHTPAPSSPAEGSDGCDLCDLPLPSVPITDPDVDGTYCCRGCLEVARTLERRDDGPDEAAVRSRLDGADAAGGRDLDDLDGEDAFLAVDGMHCSTCEAFLESVAEREAGVLGATASYATDTIRIVYDPDRLAADDLPEIVSGYGYTAADRSGADGDAGSDDGLARLLLGGFFGMMVMVWYVLFLYPTYFDLEPVVAFGGYELAFLSANIWAFTSFILFYTGYPILRGAYVSLRAGRPNMDLLVATAALGSYGYSAVAIVLGESHLYFDVTVAVVLVVTAGTHYERAVKRRATGLLSELTERQVDEARLESGETVPLEAVEPGDRLLVRPGERVPLDGEVLEGSAAVDESLVTGESLPVRKTPGDELRGGTVVTDAPIVLGVGDEAESTLDRLVSLLWSIQSARPGVQRLADKLATVFVPLVVALAVSTAAVLLATGSSPSTALLIGLTVVIVSCPCALGLATPLAIAAGVQAAAKRGIVVAAETIFEDAPDVDVVVLDKTGTLTTGKMAVEGVHVVDGTDSDELLRRAGAVESLSEHPIAAAVVEAAPVAAADGIGDPATGTDGSAVDSFERADRGVSGVVDGDRVVVGHPDFCRERGLSVPDSLESPIEDARAAGRVPVGVGWDGRTRGVVAVGDSEREELDAALESLSSGREIVVLTGDEGPAAERFRAVDGVDEVFAGVPPEAKAETVDRLRRRGTVAMVGDGSNDAPALAAADVGIAMGGGTQLATDAADAVIVGDDLEAVGETLEITASTHRRIRQNLGWAFCYNAVAIPLAVAGLLNPLFAAVAMAASSLLVVLNSSRSLR, from the coding sequence ATGTGCCCAGACTCACGGAACCCAGACTCGTCGGAACGCCCGCACACGCCCGCACCGTCGTCGCCGGCCGAGGGGAGCGACGGCTGCGACCTCTGTGACCTGCCGCTCCCGTCGGTACCGATCACCGATCCCGACGTCGACGGCACCTACTGCTGTCGCGGCTGTCTCGAGGTCGCGCGAACCCTCGAGCGACGCGATGACGGGCCCGACGAGGCGGCGGTCCGATCGCGGCTGGACGGGGCGGACGCGGCGGGCGGCCGCGACCTCGACGATCTCGACGGCGAGGACGCCTTCCTCGCGGTCGACGGCATGCACTGCTCGACCTGCGAGGCGTTCCTTGAGTCGGTCGCCGAGCGCGAGGCGGGCGTGCTGGGCGCGACGGCGAGCTACGCGACGGACACGATCCGGATCGTCTACGATCCGGACCGGCTCGCGGCCGACGACCTCCCCGAGATCGTCTCGGGCTACGGCTACACCGCGGCCGACCGATCGGGCGCCGACGGCGACGCGGGCTCCGACGACGGGCTCGCTCGGCTGCTGCTCGGCGGCTTCTTCGGCATGATGGTCATGGTGTGGTACGTCCTCTTTCTCTACCCGACCTACTTCGACCTCGAGCCGGTCGTCGCCTTCGGCGGCTACGAGCTCGCGTTTCTGTCCGCGAACATCTGGGCGTTCACGTCGTTCATCCTCTTCTACACCGGGTACCCGATCCTCCGGGGCGCGTACGTCAGCCTCCGGGCGGGACGACCAAACATGGACCTGCTCGTCGCGACGGCCGCGCTCGGCTCGTACGGCTACAGCGCGGTCGCGATCGTCCTCGGGGAGAGCCACCTCTACTTCGACGTCACCGTCGCCGTCGTCCTCGTCGTCACCGCGGGCACCCACTACGAGCGGGCGGTCAAGCGCCGCGCGACGGGGCTGCTCTCGGAACTGACCGAACGCCAGGTCGACGAGGCCCGCCTCGAGAGCGGCGAGACGGTCCCGCTCGAGGCCGTCGAGCCCGGCGATCGGCTGCTCGTCCGGCCCGGCGAGCGGGTCCCCCTCGACGGCGAGGTCCTCGAGGGGTCCGCGGCCGTCGACGAGTCGCTGGTCACCGGCGAGTCCCTGCCCGTTCGGAAGACTCCCGGCGACGAACTCCGCGGCGGCACCGTCGTCACCGACGCGCCGATCGTCCTCGGGGTCGGCGACGAGGCCGAGAGCACCCTCGACCGGCTCGTCTCGCTGCTCTGGTCGATCCAGAGCGCTCGGCCCGGCGTCCAGCGGCTCGCGGACAAGCTCGCGACGGTGTTCGTCCCGCTGGTCGTCGCCCTCGCCGTCTCTACGGCCGCCGTCCTACTCGCGACCGGCTCGAGCCCGTCGACCGCCCTCCTGATCGGACTGACGGTCGTCATCGTCTCCTGTCCCTGCGCGCTCGGGCTGGCGACGCCGCTGGCGATCGCCGCGGGCGTCCAGGCCGCCGCGAAGCGCGGGATCGTCGTCGCCGCGGAGACGATCTTCGAGGACGCCCCGGACGTCGACGTCGTCGTGCTGGACAAGACGGGGACGCTGACGACCGGCAAAATGGCCGTCGAGGGCGTCCACGTCGTCGACGGAACCGACTCGGACGAGTTGCTTCGGCGAGCCGGCGCGGTCGAATCGCTGTCGGAGCACCCGATCGCCGCCGCCGTCGTCGAGGCGGCGCCCGTCGCCGCGGCCGACGGCATCGGCGACCCCGCGACCGGTACCGACGGTTCCGCCGTCGACTCGTTCGAGCGAGCCGACCGCGGCGTCAGCGGCGTCGTCGACGGCGACCGCGTCGTCGTCGGCCATCCCGACTTCTGCCGCGAGCGCGGGCTGTCGGTTCCAGATTCCCTCGAGTCACCGATCGAAGACGCCCGCGCGGCCGGTCGCGTCCCGGTCGGCGTCGGCTGGGACGGCCGGACTCGCGGCGTCGTCGCGGTCGGCGATTCGGAACGCGAGGAGCTCGACGCGGCCCTCGAGTCGCTCTCGTCGGGTCGCGAGATCGTCGTCCTCACCGGCGACGAGGGGCCGGCCGCCGAGCGGTTCCGCGCGGTCGACGGCGTCGACGAGGTCTTCGCGGGCGTCCCACCGGAGGCGAAAGCCGAGACCGTCGACCGCCTCCGCAGGCGGGGGACGGTCGCGATGGTCGGCGACGGGAGCAACGACGCGCCCGCGCTGGCCGCCGCCGACGTCGGCATCGCGATGGGCGGCGGGACCCAACTCGCGACCGACGCGGCCGACGCGGTGATCGTCGGCGACGACCTCGAGGCCGTCGGCGAGACGCTCGAGATCACCGCGAGCACGCACCGGCGCATCCGTCAAAATCTCGGCTGGGCGTTCTGCTACAACGCGGTGGCGATCCCGCTGGCGGTCGCCGGCCTGCTGAACCCCCTCTTCGCCGCCGTCGCGATGGCCGCGAGCAGCCTCCTGGTCGTGCTCAACTCCTCGCGCTCGCTCCGATGA
- a CDS encoding enoyl-CoA hydratase/isomerase family protein, protein MIDVDSNADRSIRTVTIDRPDARNALTVAGLEALETAIADAEEPVIYLRGRGGAFSAGADLEAVADLDGDSERAVEFARLGQRVARTIEDSPAVVVAGIDGPARGGGLELALACDVRVGTPDSTYGEPGVTFGLFGAWGGTVRLPRVLGEGDALEFALSGRAVDADAALRMGLISRIDAEPRTVAEEIAENAPDALAVLKRRIRDDSERATQERREAQAFGDLVATHADDIDAVLE, encoded by the coding sequence ATGATCGATGTGGACAGTAACGCCGACCGATCGATTCGAACCGTGACGATCGACCGCCCCGACGCGCGCAACGCGCTGACCGTCGCGGGTCTCGAGGCCCTCGAGACGGCGATCGCGGACGCCGAGGAGCCGGTGATCTACCTCCGCGGACGCGGCGGGGCGTTCTCCGCGGGCGCGGACCTCGAGGCGGTCGCCGATCTCGACGGCGACAGCGAGCGGGCCGTCGAGTTCGCCCGCCTGGGCCAGCGGGTCGCCCGGACGATCGAGGACTCGCCGGCGGTCGTCGTCGCCGGTATCGACGGCCCCGCCCGCGGCGGCGGCCTCGAGCTCGCGCTGGCCTGTGACGTCCGCGTCGGGACGCCCGACTCGACCTACGGCGAGCCCGGCGTCACGTTCGGCCTGTTCGGCGCCTGGGGCGGCACCGTCCGCCTGCCCCGCGTGCTCGGCGAGGGCGACGCCCTCGAGTTCGCGCTCTCGGGGCGGGCCGTCGACGCCGACGCCGCCCTGCGCATGGGCCTCATTTCGAGAATCGACGCCGAGCCGCGGACGGTCGCCGAGGAGATCGCCGAGAACGCGCCCGACGCGCTCGCCGTCCTCAAACGACGCATCAGGGACGACAGCGAGCGCGCCACGCAGGAACGTCGCGAGGCGCAGGCGTTCGGCGACCTCGTCGCAACCCACGCGGACGATATCGACGCCGTCCTCGAGTAG
- a CDS encoding NAD+ synthase: MLDLRFSEAELERRREHITEFIRSQVDAADADGTVLGLSGGIDSTLTAHLAVEALGAENVHGLVLPARVSSEGNMSDAERVAQDLEISYDVIEVEPIVDALLEAYPEAEGDREAVGNARARARAVLNYLVANHEERLVLGTGNRSEAAVGYFTKYGDGAVDCHPIGNLYKAQVRQLARHVGVPEELAAKTATAELWADQTDEDEMGVSYETLDSILATHIDGPLSVDATARLLEVEAETVEKVRGMYERSEHKRRAPPAPEPLD; encoded by the coding sequence ATGCTCGACCTTCGCTTCTCGGAGGCGGAACTGGAACGGCGACGCGAACACATCACCGAGTTCATTCGGTCGCAGGTCGACGCCGCCGACGCCGACGGGACCGTATTGGGGCTTTCGGGCGGAATCGACAGCACGCTCACCGCCCACCTCGCCGTCGAGGCGCTGGGCGCCGAGAACGTCCACGGGCTCGTTCTCCCGGCTCGAGTCAGCAGCGAGGGGAACATGAGCGACGCCGAGCGGGTCGCCCAGGACCTAGAGATCAGCTACGACGTCATCGAGGTCGAGCCCATCGTCGACGCGCTGCTCGAGGCCTACCCCGAAGCGGAGGGCGACCGCGAGGCCGTCGGCAACGCACGAGCGCGCGCTCGTGCAGTGTTGAACTACCTCGTCGCGAACCACGAGGAGCGATTGGTTCTGGGCACGGGCAACCGCAGCGAGGCCGCGGTCGGCTACTTCACCAAGTACGGCGACGGCGCGGTCGACTGCCACCCGATCGGCAACCTCTACAAGGCGCAGGTCCGCCAGCTCGCCCGCCACGTCGGCGTCCCCGAGGAACTGGCCGCGAAGACGGCCACCGCGGAGCTGTGGGCCGACCAGACCGACGAGGACGAGATGGGCGTCAGCTACGAGACGCTCGACTCGATTCTGGCGACCCATATCGACGGCCCGCTGTCGGTCGACGCGACGGCCCGCCTGCTCGAGGTCGAGGCGGAGACCGTCGAGAAGGTCCGCGGAATGTACGAACGCAGCGAACACAAACGGCGGGCGCCGCCAGCGCCGGAGCCGCTGGACTGA
- a CDS encoding CDGSH iron-sulfur domain-containing protein, with protein sequence MTRLVELEETGPRKLEPSDIDDEKGDVAVCRCGLSDSFPFCDGSHRRTRDEDPDETYVYEDGERRVVERVVTEAEADGNGNDSGNGDGDE encoded by the coding sequence ATGACGCGATTGGTCGAACTCGAGGAGACGGGTCCGCGAAAGCTCGAGCCGTCGGATATCGACGACGAGAAGGGAGACGTCGCGGTCTGTCGGTGCGGCCTGTCGGACTCGTTTCCGTTCTGTGACGGGAGCCATCGGCGGACCCGTGACGAGGACCCGGACGAGACCTACGTCTACGAAGACGGCGAGCGTCGGGTCGTCGAGCGAGTCGTGACCGAAGCGGAGGCGGACGGAAACGGCAACGACAGCGGCAATGGCGACGGCGACGAGTAA